The Arachis hypogaea cultivar Tifrunner chromosome 14, arahy.Tifrunner.gnm2.J5K5, whole genome shotgun sequence genome has a segment encoding these proteins:
- the LOC112743188 gene encoding signal peptide peptidase-like 2, protein MKNSIRGCISCILPCGALDVIRIVHSNGRIEELTTRTINVAEVMRAHPNHILKKYSPSNLLIVPPHADLYRGNIYFLVPLPPPPNQHAAAVDQRIIETVLLSCAFLYGIFWVFVSKWWFHESVMIVVARGDRSGEDGIPMLLSIIGFGDIILSGLLVAFSLRYDWLAKRNLRSGYFVWAMSAYGLGLLLTYVALNLMDGHGQPALLYIVPFTLGTFLLLEKKRGELNLLWIRGEPEMPCPHNQESQQ, encoded by the exons ATGAAGAATAGCATAAGGGGATGCATATCATGCATCCTACCATGCGGGGCATTGGACGTGATACGTATAGTTCACTCCAATGGCAGAATTGAAGAGCTCACTACTCGCACCATCAACGTTGCTGAAGTCATGAGAGCTCATCCTAACCATATCCTCAAGAAATATTCTCCCTCCAACCTTCTCATCGTTCCTCCCCACGCTGACCTCTATCGCGGCAACATCTACTTCCTCGTTCCCCTCCCTCCCCCTCCCAATCAACACGCTGCAGCAGTAGATCA aagaataatagaaactgTTCTTCTTAGTTGCGCCTTTCTATATGGCATCTTCTGGGTATTTGTCTCTAAGTGGTGGTTCCATGAGAGCGTAATGATAGTG GTAGCTCGAGGCGATAGGAGTGGAGAAGATGGTATCCCCATGCTGCTTAGCATAATTGGTTTTGGGGACATAATCTTATCGGGGCTTCTAGTCGCATTTTCACTAAG GTATGATTGGTTGGCAAAGAGGAACCTTCGGTCTGGATACTTCGTGTGGGCAATGAGTGCTTACGGTTTAG GTCTCCTTCTAACATATGTTGCTTTGAACTTGATGGATGGGCATGGTCAACCAGCATTGCTTTATATCGTCCCGTTTACTCTTG GCACATTTTTGTTATTAGAAAAGAAGAGAGGTGAACTCAATCTTTTATGGATAAGAGGGGAACCAGAAATGCCTTGCCCTCATAACCAAGAGTCTCAACAATGA